A genomic stretch from Schistosoma haematobium chromosome 2, whole genome shotgun sequence includes:
- the PSMA6_1 gene encoding Proteasome subunit alpha type-6 (EggNog:ENOG410V8T4~COG:O~BUSCO:EOG091G06YD), with translation MSVNVGSLHRLRDSSLFPCIVGVTKNEILWRSLSGLGVGTVIKQISFKNIIGTTSLSDVNGVRWLTDLSGSFQKKEASTSCGFTIWSIMQTKKYSWGVRCFTFYCVRDQQVYDWVDFLNSSVLKTNPSRPRNLLVFINPLSGAKKAQQIYTHQVAPLFYLANIQTKVIATTSRDHATDYLIENSLDSYDGVICVGGDGFLAEAVQGLLLHERRKFSLPLFSGHKPGEIELKPTIRLGVIPAGSTDSASYSVHGTNDVVTAALHIISGDDISLDVVAVHADDDGTFIRYVLTMLGYGFHSDLLRNDDKRRWMGSQRYNYSGFKTLLQHASYHGEISFLPCSDPNNLSSNGIVCNSGCSVCESNIDNHTDDSLPVDYSLNKFSIKHYETEFDVPLNSSKNIQDSSDFSSTTSSLNNGSTHSVSNSQVLINQKSLDSDLGLSISSNIDDHRIFNSHLSGFKFDKNFSRNSFDVNPCNIMSNEKERISNIGIEQLHDNQLALSQSSLKPIKHWHTIRGTFLAINAFVQSCRCALAVCGPAPWAHLSDGCLDLVFVHKCSKVQFIRYLMSIARNRHMTPQENPFNFPFISVMKVCAFRFVAQNKSKLKKLDNNKQNCLCNKQNNLQIIHNASDDSIIESLQSTSLSEPNPSFHTVSQKKTTIWCSDGELIKKSNIICFVHRKLIRFFGRGPEQHSDLNDSLDTSEEKQESYRLILQSMMDEIYSIY, from the exons ATGAGTGTAAATGTTGGATCACTTCATCGTCTTAGAGATAGCAGTCTCTTCCCATGCATTGTGGGAGTAACGAAGAATGAAATACTATGGAGGTCTTTAAGTGGATTAGGAGTCGGAACAGTAATAAAACAGA TAAGCTTTAAGAATATTATCGGAACCACTTCCCTGTCAGATGTTAATGGTGTGAGGTGGCTCACTGATTTGTCTGGGTCGTTCCAGAAGAAAGAGGCTAGTACTTCCTGTGGATTCACTATTTGGAGCATCATGCAAACAAAGAAGTATAGTTGGGGAGTTCGTTGCTTCACATTTTACTGTGTCCGCGACCAACAGGTGTATGACTGGGTGGATTTTTTAAATAGCAGTGTATTGAAGACAA ATCCTTCACGTCCACGCAATTTGTTGGTTTTCATCAATCCTTTAAGCGGAGCAAAGAAGGCACAGCAAATATATACTCACCAAGTAGCACCATTATTTTATCTAGCCAACATTCAAACGAAAGTTATTG CTACGACATCTCGGGATCATGCGACAGATTATCTCATTGAGAACTCATTGGACTCTTATGATGG AGTAATTTGTGTCGGTGGCGATGGATTTTTAGCAGAAGCTGTTCAAGGTTTATTGTTACACGAAAGACGCAAGTTCAGTCTACCGTTATTTTCGGGACATAAACCTGGAGAAATTGAATTAAAACCAACAATTCGACTTGGAGTTATTCCAGCAG GTTCAACAGATTCTGCCTCATATTCTGTTCATGGTACTAATGATGTTGTAACTGCGGCTCTTCATATAATTTCTG GTGATGATATTAGTTTGGATGTTGTCGCTGTACATGCGGATGACGATGGAACATTTATTCGTTACGTGCTAACGATGTTAGGCTATGGATTTCATTCTGATCTTTTACGTAATGATGATAAACGACGTTGGATGGGTTCTCAAAGATATAATTATTCTG GCTTCAAGACACTTTTACAACACGCATCATATCATGGTGAAATATCTTTTCTACCGTGTTCGGATCCAAACAACCTATCATCTAACGGTATTGTTTGTAATAGTGG ATGTTCCGTTTGTGAATCAAATATTGATAATCATACTGATGATTCATTGCCTGTCGATTATTCACTGAATAAATTTAGTATAAAACATTATGAAACAGAATTTGATGTGCCCTTGAATTCCTCAAAGAATATTCAAGATAGTAGTGATTTTTCTAGTACAACATCTAGTTTAAATAATGGTAGTACTCACAGTGTAAGTAATTCACAAGTACTAATCAATCAGAAATCATTGGATTCTGATCTAGGCTTGAGTATTTCATCGAATATTGATGATCATAGAATTTTCAACTCTCATTTATCTGGTTTTAAATTTG ATAAAAATTTCAGTAGAAATTCTTTTGATGTTAATCCGTGCAATATTATGTCAAACGAAAAAGAAAGAATTTCTAACATTGGAATAGAACAATTACATGATAATCAATTAGCACTAAGTCAGAGTTCACTTAAACCAATAAAACATTGGCATACCATTCGAGGCACGTTTTTAGCAATTAATGCATTTGTCCAAAGTTGTCGATGTGCACTAGCTGTCTGTGGTCCTGCACCTTGGGCACATTTAAGTGATGGTTGTTTGGACTTAGTTTTCGTGCATAAATGTTCCAAAGTTCAATTCATTCGATATCTTATGAGTATAGCACGGAATCGTCATATGACACCTCAGGAAAATCCTTTTAATTTTCCATTTATCAGTGTTATGAAAGTATGCGCTTTTCGATTTGTTgcacaaaataaatcaaaattaaaaaagttggataataataaacaaaactgtttatgtaataaacagaataatttacaaataattcaCAATGCTAGTGATGATTCAATTATTGAATCATTACAATCTACGTCATTGTCTGAACCAAATCCTTCATTTCACACTGTAAgtcaaaagaaaacaacaatttGGTGCTCTGATGGAGAATTAATTAAAAAATCCAACATTATTTGCTT TGTCCATCGTAAACTGATACGATTTTTTGGTCGAGGTCCGGAACAACATTCGGATTTAAACGATTCACTGGATACATCTGAAGAAAAACAAGAATCCTATAGGTTGATATTACAATCTATGATGGATGAAATCTATTCAATCTACTAA
- the PSMA6_2 gene encoding Proteasome subunit alpha type-6, variant 2 (EggNog:ENOG410V8T4~COG:O~MEROPS:MER0000557), which yields MTIFSPEGRLYQVEYTFKAISLDGHLSVGVRGNDCAVVAAQLKLPDKLIDRRSMTRIFRLTDSTGCIMTGMAPDCRAQVQRARYEAATFKHKFGYEVPCDVLLHRIGEINQVYTQSAEMRPLGCAMLAISYDEELGKPQLYKSDPSGFVAGHRAVAVGDKQTEAMRHLENEVYPFSTGQYPCGSYI from the exons ATGACAATTTTCTCACCCGAGGGGCGACTTTATCAAGTAGAATATACTTTTAAGGCTATCAGTCTTGATGGTCACTTATCCGTGGGTGTGCGCGGCAACGACTGCGCGGTTGTTGCTGCCCAACTGAAGCTTCCAGATAAATTAATCGACCGAAGGTCTATGACACGCATATTTCGTCTTACAGATTCTACTGGGTGCATCATGACTGGTATGGCACCAGACTGTCGCGCCCAAGTACAACGAGCCAGATATGAGGCTGCAACATTCAAACACAAGTTTGG TTATGAGGTCCCCTGTGACGTGCTGTTACACAGAATCGGTGAAATCAACCAAGTATATACACAATCCGCCGAAATGAGACCACTTGGTTGTGCCATGTTGGCTATTTCTTATGATGAAGAACTCGGGAAACCTCAACTATACAAATCTGATCCTAGTGGATTTGTTGCTGGACACCGAGCGGTCGCTGTTGGTGACAAGCAAACCGAAGCTATGCGTCATTTGGAAAATGAGGTATACCCATTTTCTACAGGTCAATATCCCTGTGGTTCATATATTTAG
- the PSMA6_2 gene encoding Proteasome subunit alpha type-6, variant 3 (EggNog:ENOG410V8T4~COG:O~MEROPS:MER0000557), with amino-acid sequence MTIFSPEGRLYQVEYTFKAISLDGHLSVGVRGNDCAVVAAQLKLPDKLIDRRSMTRIFRLTDSTGCIMTGMAPDCRAQVQRARYEAATFKHNYEVPCDVLLHRIGEINQVYTQSAEMRPLGCAMLAISYDEELGKPQLYKSDPSGFVAGHRAVAVGDKQTEAMRHLENEFRKQENYTLEEAIELAISCLSHTHSMDFKATELEIAVVSKADPIFRKLTVEEIDAHLVRMSEKD; translated from the exons ATGACAATTTTCTCACCCGAGGGGCGACTTTATCAAGTAGAATATACTTTTAAGGCTATCAGTCTTGATGGTCACTTATCCGTGGGTGTGCGCGGCAACGACTGCGCGGTTGTTGCTGCCCAACTGAAGCTTCCAGATAAATTAATCGACCGAAGGTCTATGACACGCATATTTCGTCTTACAGATTCTACTGGGTGCATCATGACTGGTATGGCACCAGACTGTCGCGCCCAAGTACAACGAGCCAGATATGAGGCTGCAACATTCAAACACAA TTATGAGGTCCCCTGTGACGTGCTGTTACACAGAATCGGTGAAATCAACCAAGTATATACACAATCCGCCGAAATGAGACCACTTGGTTGTGCCATGTTGGCTATTTCTTATGATGAAGAACTCGGGAAACCTCAACTATACAAATCTGATCCTAGTGGATTTGTTGCTGGACACCGAGCGGTCGCTGTTGGTGACAAGCAAACCGAAGCTATGCGTCATTTGGAAAATGAG TTTCGAAAGCAAGAAAACTACACTTTAGAGGAGGCTATCGAACTAGCCATTAGTTGTCTTTCACATACTCATTCCATGGATTTTAAAGCCACAGAATTGGAAATTGCAGTCGTGTCAAAGGCAGATCCTATCTTCAG
- the PSMA6_2 gene encoding Proteasome subunit alpha type-6 (EggNog:ENOG410V8T4~COG:O~MEROPS:MER0000557) translates to MTIFSPEGRLYQVEYTFKAISLDGHLSVGVRGNDCAVVAAQLKLPDKLIDRRSMTRIFRLTDSTGCIMTGMAPDCRAQVQRARYEAATFKHKFGYEVPCDVLLHRIGEINQVYTQSAEMRPLGCAMLAISYDEELGKPQLYKSDPSGFVAGHRAVAVGDKQTEAMRHLENEFRKQENYTLEEAIELAISCLSHTHSMDFKATELEIAVVSKADPIFRKLTVEEIDAHLVRMSEKD, encoded by the exons ATGACAATTTTCTCACCCGAGGGGCGACTTTATCAAGTAGAATATACTTTTAAGGCTATCAGTCTTGATGGTCACTTATCCGTGGGTGTGCGCGGCAACGACTGCGCGGTTGTTGCTGCCCAACTGAAGCTTCCAGATAAATTAATCGACCGAAGGTCTATGACACGCATATTTCGTCTTACAGATTCTACTGGGTGCATCATGACTGGTATGGCACCAGACTGTCGCGCCCAAGTACAACGAGCCAGATATGAGGCTGCAACATTCAAACACAAGTTTGG TTATGAGGTCCCCTGTGACGTGCTGTTACACAGAATCGGTGAAATCAACCAAGTATATACACAATCCGCCGAAATGAGACCACTTGGTTGTGCCATGTTGGCTATTTCTTATGATGAAGAACTCGGGAAACCTCAACTATACAAATCTGATCCTAGTGGATTTGTTGCTGGACACCGAGCGGTCGCTGTTGGTGACAAGCAAACCGAAGCTATGCGTCATTTGGAAAATGAG TTTCGAAAGCAAGAAAACTACACTTTAGAGGAGGCTATCGAACTAGCCATTAGTTGTCTTTCACATACTCATTCCATGGATTTTAAAGCCACAGAATTGGAAATTGCAGTCGTGTCAAAGGCAGATCCTATCTTCAG